CTGACGCAAGCGCGTATCGACGCTGCGCCTGCCTTCGCCGCAGCGCCGCGACTTGCCGCGGCGAACTTGGGCCAAAAGCTCGCGCGACTACGCATGCAGAGCGCCGCGCAGAGCTTCGAGACGAAGCTGCGGCGCGCATCGATTGCTCTCGACTGGCGCTGATCGCCGGACCGCTGCGGTCATTACGCGCATGTGAGGTCCGACGCCTCTCGGCATTCGACGTTTACTGACCGACCACGACGTCTCCACGATGTGTCCGCGGCCATGAACCTCCGCATCTGAGCATTCGCTCGGTCGTCGCATAAATCGCCGCGCTCGGCGCAGCTCGCGAGACGTCTTCATTCCACCCGGCGCACGCTCGCCCGCGCATCCCGCGCGGCGCATCCGCGCGCCTTCACGTCAAAAAGAAAGAGGATCTTGCCAATGTCGTCTCTCGAAACCAAGACGCTCTCCGGCGAGGAGGCGCTCGCCGATCTCCACCGCGCCTTTGCGGCCTTCAAGGACACGAATGACGAGCGGCTCGCGCAGATCGAGACGCGCATGGGCGTCGATGCGCTCACCGAGGAGAAGCTGCAACGCATCGATCGCGCTGTCGACGAGACCAAGCGTCGCATCGATCGTGTCGCGCTCGATCTCTCGCGCCCGCGCCTCTCCGGCGCGCCGAGCGAGGATTCGCCCGCGCGCGAGCACAAATCCGCTTTCGCGCTCTATATGCGCAGCGGCGAAGCGGTCGGATTGAAGGCGCTCGAATCGAAGGCGCTCTCGGCTGGGTCGGGCCCCGACGGCGGTTATCTCGTGCCGACGCCGGCGGAGCAGGAGATATTGCGTCGTCTCGCGCGTCTCTCGCCCGTTCGCGCCATAGCCAGCGTGCGCGAAATCTCCACTCATTCGCTGCGCAAGGCCTATTCGACGCAAGGTCCGGCGGCCGGCTGGGTGGCCGAGGCGGATCCCCGCCCGCAGACGAGCAGCCAGCAGATCGTCGATCTGACCTTTCCGGCGATGGAGCTCTACGCCATGCCGGCGGCGACGCAGACTCTGCTCGATGATTCCGCGATCGATGTGGAGC
This genomic window from Methylosinus sp. H3A contains:
- a CDS encoding phage major capsid protein, with the protein product MSSLETKTLSGEEALADLHRAFAAFKDTNDERLAQIETRMGVDALTEEKLQRIDRAVDETKRRIDRVALDLSRPRLSGAPSEDSPAREHKSAFALYMRSGEAVGLKALESKALSAGSGPDGGYLVPTPAEQEILRRLARLSPVRAIASVREISTHSLRKAYSTQGPAAGWVAEADPRPQTSSQQIVDLTFPAMELYAMPAATQTLLDDSAIDVEQWIAEEVQTVFAEQEGAAFVNGNGADKPKGILAYATVADASWSWGNIGYVATGVSGGFAASNPSDALFNLVYALRAGYRQNGKFILNRQTQSAIRKFKTTTGEYLWAPPTSLDQPASLLNFPVVEAEDMPNMGTDSFSVAFGDFARGYLVVDRLGVRVLRDPYSAKPYVLFYTTKRVGGGVQDFEAIKLLKFGTA